One Deltaproteobacteria bacterium genomic window, CCTGCCCGAGATTCGGCCGGGGGTCCGCTGCCCCACGGGCGAGGCCCGCATCACTCCGGGCTTTGATCTGCCGGCCAGGTTCGTCATCCACACCGTGGGACCGATCTGGAGGGGAGGCACCAACGGTGAGCCCCAGGCTCTGGCCTCCTGCTACGCCAATAGTCTCAGGTTGGCCGAGGAAAACGGCCTAGCCAGCATGGCCTTCCCGGCCGTCAGCTGCGGGGTCTACGGATACCCGCCCAACCAAGCGGCACGAATCGCCGTTCAGGAAATCGCCAAAGCATTGGCCCGGGAAAGCTCATTGCGGGAAATCCTGCTGACGGCCTTCAATCCGGATATCTTCCAGATCCTGGGCACGGCCCTGGGCGAAATTCAGGTTCCGACGGTTCCATCCATGGCCGGGTTGAAGTAGCCGACGCCCATCCAGGGGGCCGCCTTCCGCAACCGCCGGAGAAAGTTCCCCAGCCCCATGGCTGGACCCAGATCCCAGGTTTCGGCCAGATCCATGTACCGGTCGGGATCGAGGCTTAAGTTTCGCATCTGGACGAAATCGGTCCGGGTTTCGGCCAAGAAGGCGCTCAAGGCCTCCAGTTCTCCTTCGGTGTCGGTCACTCCCGGAAAACATAACAGATTCAAGGATACGAAAAGTCCTTGGGCCTTTGCTTCGAGGACGGTGTGGCGGACATCGTCGAAGGTGTAGTCCACCGGACGGTGATAGGCGACGTAGCGGGCCGGGTCCGCGCTGTTCATGCTCACCCGGATGGAGGACAGCCCGGCCTTGGACAGTATTGGGATGGCGTTCGGTCGGCTACCGTTGGTGTTGATGTTCACCGTGCCCGGGCCCGAGCCTTTTCGAAAGACGGCCACGGCCTCCGCAATCAGGTCGGCTTCGGTCAGAGGTTCTCCTTCGCAGCCTTGACCAAAGGAGAAGATTGGGTTGGCGGCCCTTTCGGCGTGAAAGTTCATGACCTCCACGATTTCGGCCGCAGTGGGCGTGAATGCGATGCGATGCTGAGGGGCTGTAAGGCAGGAGGCCTTTGGCTGCAGGGAAATGCATCCCACGCATCGGGCGTTGCAGGATTGGGCCGTGGGCAGGGGGGCCTCGAAACGGCCCAGGGCCAGATTTTTGGCCGCCGGACAGCAGTAGGAGAGGGCGCAATGCCCGAGATGGGCGGCCAAGCGATTGCCCGGAAGCCGGGCCAGCATGTCGGCCACGCCCTGGTCGATGCGGCCCTGGGGGATACCGGTGAAGATCTGTCTGGGATCCTGGTCGACCTTGGTGGCCGCGACCCAGAATTTGTCCCTGGCAAATCCCACGGCTCCAAACGAGAACATGGGAAGGATCGGGGCTCCCGGCCGGGTATCGTAGGCGGCTACGCCTGAGATGGTGTGGGCCGGGCTGACAAAGGCGGCCACGCCCTGGA contains:
- a CDS encoding O-acetyl-ADP-ribose deacetylase, which produces LPEIRPGVRCPTGEARITPGFDLPARFVIHTVGPIWRGGTNGEPQALASCYANSLRLAEENGLASMAFPAVSCGVYGYPPNQAARIAVQEIAKALARESSLREILLTAFNPDIFQILGTALGEIQVPTVPSMAGLK
- a CDS encoding radical SAM protein → MLFADEQGQIFDHPDLLLLCRRGRELALPRPDELIPLPEESTLYLLPCRSPMGLNPETGTIERLDDVQGVAAFVSPAHTISGVAAYDTRPGAPILPMFSFGAVGFARDKFWVAATKVDQDPRQIFTGIPQGRIDQGVADMLARLPGNRLAAHLGHCALSYCCPAAKNLALGRFEAPLPTAQSCNARCVGCISLQPKASCLTAPQHRIAFTPTAAEIVEVMNFHAERAANPIFSFGQGCEGEPLTEADLIAEAVAVFRKGSGPGTVNINTNGSRPNAIPILSKAGLSSIRVSMNSADPARYVAYHRPVDYTFDDVRHTVLEAKAQGLFVSLNLLCFPGVTDTEGELEALSAFLAETRTDFVQMRNLSLDPDRYMDLAETWDLGPAMGLGNFLRRLRKAAPWMGVGYFNPAMDGTVGT